A single region of the Fenollaria sporofastidiosus genome encodes:
- a CDS encoding KH domain-containing protein — protein sequence MKELVEFLAKSIVENKDDVKVTVNEASDEINIDLYVNPDDIGRVIGKGGKVVKAIRLIVGATLKDSRRINLEIKE from the coding sequence ATGAAAGAATTAGTTGAATTTTTAGCAAAATCTATTGTTGAAAACAAAGACGATGTTAAAGTTACAGTTAACGAAGCATCAGATGAGATCAACATTGATCTATACGTAAATCCAGATGATATAGGTAGAGTTATCGGTAAAGGCGGTAAGGTTGTTAAAGCAATCAGACTTATTGTCGGAGCTACACTTAAAGACTCAAGAAGAATTAATTTAGAGATAAAGGAATAA